A part of Paenibacillus sp. 481 genomic DNA contains:
- a CDS encoding transglutaminase domain-containing protein, whose amino-acid sequence MHDFDSDEPHHIPLRVTKRGRVRTALRVCIFLMISASLIVGFAVLSTVEAKPLRQKQEIQQWLVEQLTHREPKSTFQYEGATDKLTKKMNSVLAESLHSDPFIRYNVSRYSFNWKGDDNSATVTVYVDYRETYEQSMYVRSEAKRIVQTIIKPEDDVNYKVKKIHDYIVQNVAYDANMKKFTAYEALTDGKTVCQGYALLVQAMMEEVGIPSLVIEGEAGNTLHAWNLIQMDERWYHLDATWNDPLPDKKNQVRYTYYMRTDQEMRTDHKWVADKYPQAFVSYAGQIEKLNQGSAATRALAAELQRVWSPYILRPDRAISTARDLVQQVEAARKQGLKQVQIRYAHNELQLRSDLHEVLKQFNAGKGELDYRVSAFNDSEHLLVDIELPAS is encoded by the coding sequence TTGCACGATTTTGATTCAGATGAGCCCCATCACATCCCGCTACGCGTAACGAAACGGGGACGAGTGAGGACAGCTTTACGTGTGTGTATCTTTTTGATGATTTCGGCCAGCTTAATCGTGGGCTTCGCAGTATTATCCACAGTTGAGGCCAAACCGCTGCGTCAAAAGCAGGAAATCCAGCAATGGTTAGTGGAACAATTAACGCATCGGGAGCCGAAATCTACTTTTCAATATGAAGGAGCAACGGATAAGTTAACGAAAAAAATGAACAGTGTGCTGGCGGAATCGCTGCATTCTGATCCGTTTATTCGGTACAATGTCAGCCGTTATTCTTTTAATTGGAAGGGAGACGACAATAGTGCGACCGTAACGGTATACGTTGATTATCGTGAGACGTACGAGCAGTCGATGTATGTCCGTAGTGAAGCGAAGCGAATTGTACAGACCATTATTAAGCCGGAAGACGATGTCAATTATAAGGTGAAAAAAATTCATGATTATATCGTACAAAATGTGGCGTATGACGCAAATATGAAAAAGTTCACCGCATACGAGGCTTTGACTGACGGTAAAACGGTGTGCCAAGGCTATGCTTTGCTTGTGCAAGCGATGATGGAGGAAGTCGGTATTCCGAGCCTCGTGATCGAAGGAGAGGCAGGCAATACGCTGCACGCTTGGAATTTGATTCAAATGGATGAGCGGTGGTATCATCTTGATGCAACTTGGAATGATCCGCTTCCTGACAAAAAAAATCAAGTCCGGTATACGTATTACATGCGTACGGATCAGGAGATGCGGACAGACCATAAATGGGTAGCTGATAAATATCCGCAAGCATTCGTTTCGTATGCGGGCCAAATCGAGAAGCTGAACCAAGGCAGCGCCGCAACGCGTGCACTGGCGGCAGAGCTTCAGCGGGTGTGGAGCCCGTATATTTTGCGGCCAGATCGCGCGATTAGTACAGCGCGTGATCTCGTTCAGCAAGTGGAGGCGGCACGCAAGCAAGGATTAAAACAAGTGCAAATCCGCTATGCGCATAATGAGCTTCAACTGCGTTCTGATTTGCATGAGGTGTTAAAGCAA
- a CDS encoding alpha/beta hydrolase, whose amino-acid sequence MALLWLFGASVLAAAGAAGGVWKMAVKSQAPRHVPITAEPPYPYENVQFVGCMPLQGWFIRGKGRIDTERAPTIIISHGWGSSRVRVLRYVTPLIEAGYHVLMYDVTSHGASERIAAPSAFLFRDDLLAAVRYARSRADVDTARIGLLGHSMGGFGAVLGLHEGLNVQAIVTDSMPVRPFTMITAELKRRNIPLFPLANILPRIWLWRARIPVKSFIKIDLARILTDNHNRKQQEQVPVLMVHSRQDDFIPASELETLMAKLPYKQSCLLVDADGHSCSEQDARFWETVLPFFQRHI is encoded by the coding sequence ATGGCTTTGTTATGGCTATTTGGAGCAAGTGTGTTAGCAGCAGCTGGGGCGGCGGGCGGCGTATGGAAGATGGCAGTAAAAAGTCAGGCACCGCGTCACGTACCGATTACGGCGGAGCCGCCTTATCCTTATGAAAATGTACAGTTTGTTGGTTGTATGCCACTGCAAGGGTGGTTTATTCGTGGCAAGGGGCGAATAGACACCGAACGAGCCCCTACAATTATTATTTCACACGGCTGGGGTTCCAGCCGTGTGAGGGTACTGCGTTATGTGACTCCGCTTATTGAAGCTGGTTACCATGTGCTGATGTATGATGTGACGAGTCACGGGGCAAGTGAACGGATAGCTGCGCCTTCAGCGTTCTTATTCAGGGACGATTTGCTGGCGGCTGTTCGATATGCACGATCACGTGCAGATGTGGACACTGCGCGAATCGGATTGTTGGGACATTCAATGGGCGGATTCGGAGCTGTCTTGGGCTTACATGAGGGCTTGAATGTACAAGCCATCGTAACCGATTCGATGCCTGTGCGGCCGTTTACGATGATAACGGCAGAACTAAAGCGTCGCAATATACCGCTATTTCCGTTAGCGAATATTTTGCCGCGTATTTGGTTGTGGCGTGCCAGAATACCGGTGAAATCATTCATTAAGATTGATCTCGCGCGCATTTTAACAGACAACCACAATCGTAAGCAGCAAGAGCAAGTACCTGTGCTCATGGTGCATTCCCGACAGGATGATTTTATTCCGGCAAGTGAACTGGAAACCTTAATGGCGAAACTGCCCTATAAACAGTCTTGCTTGCTTGTAGATGCGGACGGACATAGCTGTTCCGAGCAAGATGCCCGCTTCTGGGAAACGGTATTACCGTTCTTTCAACGGCATATCTAA
- a CDS encoding bifunctional 4-hydroxy-2-oxoglutarate aldolase/2-dehydro-3-deoxy-phosphogluconate aldolase, with amino-acid sequence MEDLTSLMLQERIIAIFRGITGEPADLAGQALVAGGVRFMEVTMNTEGAVQQIARWREQFAGVAYIGAGTVLDESMAAEAIHGGAQFLISPNLDERVISYAAERGVDVWPGVLTPTEMVKAWKAGAKAVKLFPMGALGPEYIREVRGPLPHIPIIATGGVDLDNMASFLKAGASAFGLGSKLVRKEWIQDGRYEELRQQAQLLVNTAKSTS; translated from the coding sequence ATGGAAGATTTAACATCATTGATGCTTCAAGAGCGAATCATTGCGATTTTCCGCGGCATTACAGGTGAGCCGGCCGATTTAGCAGGACAGGCGCTTGTAGCTGGCGGGGTTCGGTTCATGGAAGTGACGATGAACACGGAGGGAGCCGTTCAGCAAATCGCCCGCTGGCGCGAGCAGTTTGCTGGGGTAGCCTACATTGGTGCTGGCACGGTGTTGGATGAGAGCATGGCCGCAGAGGCGATTCATGGCGGCGCACAGTTTCTTATTTCGCCGAACTTGGATGAACGCGTTATTAGTTATGCAGCAGAGCGCGGAGTTGATGTGTGGCCGGGCGTGTTGACGCCGACTGAGATGGTAAAGGCTTGGAAAGCCGGAGCTAAAGCGGTCAAGTTATTCCCGATGGGGGCGCTCGGCCCTGAATACATTCGTGAAGTTCGTGGACCGCTGCCACACATTCCGATTATTGCTACTGGCGGAGTGGATTTGGACAATATGGCCTCATTTTTGAAGGCAGGTGCTTCGGCGTTTGGACTTGGTTCGAAGCTGGTGCGAAAAGAATGGATTCAAGACGGGCGCTATGAGGAGTTAAGGCAGCAGGCCCAGTTACTAGTGAACACAGCGAAAAGTACAAGTTGA
- a CDS encoding ROK family protein yields MSYMIGIDLGGTNIVCGLVNEQYELLEKVKRPTDAAQGVEQVISKMAEMIEELVNRSGIKRSELVAVGAGIPGFIDPERGICLFSANLKWQDVEVAELLSVKVGVPVFIDNDVRMYVYGEAMSGAARGSEVVQGVTIGTGLASATVTRGELFYGSRFMAGELGHVAVEGETERCGCGLTGCLETVVSATGIVRQAKQALEVGRSSTLRDVYERGELTAAHVSAAYDEGDELAVQIMDYTGQVLGRGLAYSISLFSPDVIVIGGGGALAGERLFRSVRETLKRTVYHGYLENLTICQGELIDDGGVIGSAAFAKNRLGKSALQVNV; encoded by the coding sequence ATGAGTTATATGATCGGAATCGACTTGGGCGGCACCAATATCGTGTGTGGGTTAGTGAATGAACAGTATGAGCTGCTTGAAAAAGTAAAACGCCCAACGGATGCAGCGCAAGGTGTCGAACAGGTGATTAGCAAAATGGCTGAGATGATCGAGGAGCTAGTTAACCGATCAGGAATCAAGCGCAGCGAGTTGGTCGCGGTTGGGGCAGGAATACCAGGCTTTATCGACCCTGAGCGCGGAATCTGTTTATTTTCGGCCAACTTGAAATGGCAGGATGTCGAAGTGGCGGAGCTGTTAAGCGTTAAAGTTGGCGTACCTGTCTTTATCGATAATGATGTTCGAATGTACGTTTATGGTGAAGCGATGAGCGGTGCGGCACGTGGATCTGAAGTGGTACAAGGTGTCACGATCGGTACGGGATTGGCATCGGCCACGGTGACGCGCGGCGAATTGTTTTATGGCAGCCGATTTATGGCGGGCGAGCTTGGTCATGTCGCCGTGGAAGGCGAAACCGAACGTTGTGGCTGTGGCTTGACCGGCTGTTTGGAGACGGTTGTGTCGGCCACGGGTATCGTTCGGCAAGCGAAGCAAGCGCTTGAGGTAGGGCGAAGCAGCACGCTGCGCGATGTGTATGAGCGCGGTGAATTAACGGCTGCGCACGTATCAGCTGCTTATGATGAAGGGGACGAGCTGGCCGTGCAAATTATGGACTACACAGGGCAAGTGCTAGGCCGGGGATTGGCCTACTCTATTTCGCTGTTTAGCCCAGACGTTATCGTGATTGGTGGAGGCGGGGCATTGGCAGGAGAGCGTTTGTTCCGTTCGGTGCGTGAGACGTTGAAGCGGACGGTATATCACGGCTATTTAGAGAACTTGACCATTTGCCAAGGTGAGCTGATCGATGATGGCGGTGTGATTGGGAGCGCGGCGTTTGCCAAAAATCGATTGGGTAAGTCAGCGTTGCAGGTGAATGTATAA
- a CDS encoding AbgT family transporter translates to MNQSASAPKRTLFMRILDGIERIGNKLPDPVMLFAILALLIVVISAILSSIGLSVEHPLKPGETLTVYNLLSKEGIAYIFENAVANFTNFAPLGTVLVTMLGIGIAERSGLISTALRALVMSAPRQLMTAALVFGGVMSSMASDAGYVVLTPLGAVLFAGMGRHPIAGLAAAFAGVSGGFSANLLLTSLDPMLGELSRTAAATLDPAYAESFNLAGNYYFMAASVFLITIIGTFVTDKLVEPRLGTYTGGTQEKVEKLKPEEVRGLWLSLASFVATCVVLALLVVPDWGPLRGTGDIVSSPFFKHLVPVILIMFLVPGVVYGVVTRSIRSSRDVSAQMSDTMATMGSYIVLAFFAAQFVAYFGKTNLGMILAIKGAEFIQNSGVTGISLILIFVLISGVINLFIGSASAKWAIMAPVFVPIMMQLGYTPEFTQLVYRIADSTTNIISPLLPYFAVVIAFAQKYDKKVGIGTLISTMVPYTIAFTIGWLIMLFAWMFLGWEIGPGTSIFMPIK, encoded by the coding sequence ATGAATCAGTCAGCAAGCGCTCCAAAAAGGACCTTGTTTATGCGTATCCTTGACGGCATAGAACGTATCGGCAACAAGTTGCCTGATCCGGTTATGTTGTTCGCTATTTTGGCACTGTTAATTGTAGTCATATCTGCGATTTTATCCAGTATTGGATTAAGTGTTGAACATCCGCTCAAACCGGGTGAAACATTGACCGTGTATAACTTGCTTAGCAAAGAAGGAATTGCTTACATTTTTGAAAATGCGGTTGCGAACTTTACGAACTTTGCGCCGCTTGGCACCGTGCTCGTCACGATGCTCGGTATTGGAATTGCGGAGCGCTCAGGTTTGATATCGACGGCTTTGCGCGCGCTCGTTATGTCTGCTCCACGTCAATTGATGACGGCAGCGCTCGTATTTGGTGGCGTCATGTCCAGTATGGCATCTGACGCGGGTTATGTAGTATTGACGCCGCTAGGTGCGGTGCTATTTGCGGGTATGGGACGCCATCCAATCGCTGGTTTGGCGGCTGCATTTGCCGGTGTATCCGGTGGTTTCAGTGCGAATCTATTGCTAACGTCGCTTGACCCGATGTTAGGTGAGCTGTCTCGTACGGCTGCGGCAACGCTTGATCCTGCATATGCAGAAAGCTTTAATCTCGCAGGCAACTATTATTTCATGGCTGCGTCGGTATTTTTAATTACGATTATTGGTACGTTTGTAACGGATAAATTGGTCGAGCCACGCTTGGGTACGTATACAGGCGGTACGCAAGAAAAGGTCGAGAAGTTGAAACCAGAAGAGGTTCGCGGACTATGGCTGTCTCTTGCTTCGTTTGTAGCTACTTGCGTAGTGCTTGCTTTGCTTGTCGTTCCAGATTGGGGTCCATTGCGTGGAACTGGAGATATTGTCAGCTCTCCATTCTTTAAACACTTGGTACCTGTTATTTTGATCATGTTCCTCGTACCAGGTGTAGTGTACGGCGTCGTCACTCGTTCGATTCGCAGCTCTAGAGATGTGTCTGCGCAAATGTCGGACACGATGGCTACGATGGGTTCTTACATCGTATTGGCCTTCTTTGCTGCACAGTTCGTCGCTTACTTTGGTAAGACGAATTTGGGCATGATCTTGGCGATTAAAGGTGCTGAATTCATTCAAAATAGCGGTGTAACAGGTATTTCGCTTATTCTCATTTTTGTTCTTATTTCAGGTGTGATTAACCTGTTTATCGGATCAGCATCTGCAAAGTGGGCCATTATGGCACCGGTATTCGTACCGATTATGATGCAGTTGGGTTACACGCCGGAATTTACGCAGCTCGTGTATCGGATTGCGGATTCAACAACGAACATTATTTCGCCACTGTTGCCTTACTTCGCAGTCGTGATTGCGTTTGCGCAGAAGTATGATAAAAAAGTGGGTATCGGAACACTCATTTCAACGATGGTTCCATACACGATTGCATTTACAATCGGTTGGTTGATCATGTTGTTCGCATGGATGTTCCTTGGTTGGGAAATCGGCCCTGGTACAAGCATTTTCATGCCAATTAAATAA
- a CDS encoding YkyA family protein yields the protein MRSRHNWGRFALLLLVVAVVLTGCGTSATTKIFNAFEQAATAEAAVTTTMASLQSLEQHDEQQYSSIINEGVKSNQNVQTLIASATEGLAKRKLAMDEVKVQIDEARQKLGELDGTLSDLEDAKLKEQATAAYQAYVKRYDTFQTLHKHYGEMLEREQKLYEQLKSPDTKLKNINASVSERNASFRQVEQLKTEFNEYSTQFNTSKQTFYKAAGISSQPTPSK from the coding sequence TTGAGAAGCAGACACAATTGGGGACGCTTTGCACTGTTGCTGCTCGTGGTAGCAGTAGTGTTAACAGGTTGCGGTACATCTGCAACGACGAAAATTTTCAACGCATTTGAACAGGCGGCTACGGCGGAAGCAGCTGTTACGACAACGATGGCTTCCTTGCAATCGTTAGAACAACATGACGAGCAGCAATATAGCAGCATTATTAATGAAGGTGTAAAATCGAATCAGAACGTGCAAACGTTAATTGCTAGCGCGACAGAAGGATTAGCCAAGCGCAAACTAGCGATGGACGAAGTGAAAGTGCAGATTGATGAAGCTCGTCAGAAGCTTGGCGAATTAGACGGTACGCTGTCCGATTTGGAAGATGCCAAATTGAAAGAGCAAGCAACGGCTGCATATCAAGCTTATGTGAAGCGTTACGATACGTTCCAAACTTTGCATAAGCACTACGGTGAAATGTTGGAGCGGGAGCAGAAGTTGTACGAGCAATTGAAATCGCCAGATACGAAATTGAAAAATATTAATGCGTCCGTTTCAGAGCGCAATGCATCGTTCCGTCAAGTCGAGCAATTAAAAACCGAGTTTAACGAGTATTCGACGCAATTTAATACATCGAAGCAGACTTTTTATAAAGCAGCGGGCATCTCATCGCAGCCTACCCCATCAAAGTAA